The following proteins come from a genomic window of Platichthys flesus chromosome 1, fPlaFle2.1, whole genome shotgun sequence:
- the calca gene encoding calcitonin/calcitonin-related polypeptide, alpha isoform X2 — MGNIYKTLYCGGAQQIQSHHLILHQQKICYLMGGMIMLKLWTLLLGNALIICQIYVSQAAPSRSSQELMSDGVTLTNEDAQTFLRAFKELMQITSDEHDPRAADGNSNVTAQKRGCNTSTCVTHRLADLLSRTGGLGYNNFVPTNVGAKAFGRRKRHGNV; from the exons ATGGGGAACATATATAAAACCCTGTACTGTGGAGGTGCTCAGCAGATACAGTCTCATCATTTAATTCTTCATCAGCAGAAGATTTGTTATCTTATG gGAGGCATGATAATGCTGAAGCTGTGGACTCTCCTTCTTGGCAACGCGCTGATCATTTGTCAGATATACGTCTCACAGGCAGCTCCATCCAG ATCAAGCCAGGAGTTGATGTCAGATGGAGTCACACTAACAAACGAAGACGCTCAAACTTTTCTCAGAGCCTTCAAGGAGTTGATGCAGATAACTTCAGATGAGCATGACCCCCGAGCAGCTGATGGGAACAG CAATGTCACAGCACAGAAGCGAGGATGTAACACATCCACCTGTGTGACCCATCGCTTGGCCGACTTGCTGAGTCGGACGGGGGGACTTGGATACAACAACTTTGTTCCCACCAACGTGGGCGCCAAGGCGTTTGGCAGACGGAAGCGGCACGGCAATGTTTAA
- the calca gene encoding calcitonin/calcitonin-related polypeptide, alpha isoform X1 has protein sequence MGNIYKTLYCGGAQQIQSHHLILHQQKICYLMGGMIMLKLWTLLLGNALIICQIYVSQAAPSRSSQELMSDGVTLTNEDAQTFLRAFKELMQITSDEHDPRAADGNSLDRAMTKRCTGLSTCVLGKLSQDIHKLQTYPRTNVGAGTPGKKRSLSEQYENPGSSFN, from the exons ATGGGGAACATATATAAAACCCTGTACTGTGGAGGTGCTCAGCAGATACAGTCTCATCATTTAATTCTTCATCAGCAGAAGATTTGTTATCTTATG gGAGGCATGATAATGCTGAAGCTGTGGACTCTCCTTCTTGGCAACGCGCTGATCATTTGTCAGATATACGTCTCACAGGCAGCTCCATCCAG ATCAAGCCAGGAGTTGATGTCAGATGGAGTCACACTAACAAACGAAGACGCTCAAACTTTTCTCAGAGCCTTCAAGGAGTTGATGCAGATAACTTCAGATGAGCATGACCCCCGAGCAGCTGATGGGAACAG CCTGGACAGAGCCATGACTAAGCGCTGCACCGGCCTGAGCACTTGTGTGCTGGGCAAACTCTCCCAGGATATTCACAAACTGCAAACATATCCCCGCACCAACGTGGGAGCGGGGACACCGGGCAAGAAGAGAAGTCTGTCTGAGCAGTATGAGAACCCCGGCAGCTCCTTCAACTGA